The Novipirellula caenicola genome window below encodes:
- a CDS encoding DUF6493 family protein — MTTNEQALLTIFQSGDKAAMLEFFQGMKEVDRASLRTKSKALLRTAPTAHVQTNGSNLHFVIPPQLPAGGLAVFATGTLSDVAKLNWKSLPNDDEQFQVIADRRPNWTQRWVVKLLDDRRYWRNWKLVRRLIRAGLCEKPDHPHYYLGMISGLDGGFRSETTVESKLLEDPDLLDDEIWKLFEYEGGGDNSLANVDRSSDTSWKAALLSLAKSNRLSRERLIGCTFDALQRDFNHYRAKWFTNFHDELQLTQSERVQFAPRYLSLLACTTQPIVAWAFKHVQKIDKESPYASADLIAALIPVLQSRQKGIVKNALKLVSSVITRDPEHTTAASLAAAEALAHEAADVQDAAWQWIQSNVNDPHPELRTKVREYVDLLASSVQPSVQQWLAGEEADTASTPLTNPAAENSTLAAGIDSSASEVRQQYDPQWLQLYSVGTLIENIASGNPNIPATRFDGTEIARLRPEDQLEPVTDLDELIDLCSSVLEDRGQVDEAELAIDGIARLCDQRPADFAQRVAPLAKRTVQLIKRDLFPFWGRGTVSDLAGCIYAWVEGEVLGPQGEYEIRDGQPYCHVVKVDGLQGPFRYCNRNKPLAVLSERCQQLARKMATGTASTPLSTPTHRGGWIDPLVLVDRVHTLADDSPAETDVVLAILRLAPDRRAEALTKLKPSKQNWRQAIRYALGAQGITIETNERLWVAAARARSPWKSDPAVSDVFPEQGPDAATAATYRWAHQANKYRTWLSVASEPACPESHSSSLPNVSEHPAVSFHLPHIIAWEVGHFAGNTTDSVRATASLWPIARESYFARAAEAFADNLDWHEARWYNSHLLEPMLDPGTPLFEMATLCLTLALAAKEPGEQRLAIDVATVAIEDGRLGTDNLGTAMRALLPGGMIKAARWAKSLADVASVSDLHALVVQTTLQMCLQGDPTNYPRDFAKLLSLLRQLTLQLETAVGDVDCRTTLSAIRGTGQASKLAKQLLAIESAVASDKVVAAQHQAINCRVKHRGR; from the coding sequence ATGACGACCAACGAACAGGCTCTCCTAACGATTTTTCAAAGCGGTGATAAAGCGGCGATGCTGGAGTTCTTTCAAGGTATGAAGGAAGTGGACCGCGCATCGCTGCGTACAAAGTCCAAAGCATTGCTGAGGACCGCACCAACCGCGCACGTACAAACCAACGGTAGCAACCTCCATTTTGTGATACCGCCTCAGTTGCCGGCCGGAGGACTTGCCGTGTTTGCCACCGGGACTTTGTCGGATGTTGCCAAGCTGAACTGGAAATCACTGCCCAACGACGACGAACAGTTCCAGGTGATCGCGGACCGTCGACCGAATTGGACGCAGCGTTGGGTCGTGAAACTTTTAGACGATCGAAGGTATTGGCGAAATTGGAAGCTGGTCCGACGGTTAATACGAGCAGGTCTGTGCGAGAAGCCTGATCACCCGCACTACTACCTCGGGATGATTAGCGGGCTCGATGGCGGTTTCCGATCTGAGACCACAGTGGAATCCAAGTTACTCGAGGATCCCGACTTGCTGGACGACGAGATATGGAAACTGTTCGAATACGAAGGAGGGGGCGACAACAGTTTGGCGAATGTCGATCGATCCTCGGACACATCATGGAAAGCGGCATTGTTATCATTGGCGAAAAGCAATCGCCTATCACGCGAGCGACTGATCGGTTGTACGTTTGACGCGTTGCAACGCGATTTCAACCACTACCGTGCGAAGTGGTTTACAAACTTTCATGATGAGTTGCAGTTGACTCAATCCGAGCGTGTTCAGTTTGCTCCCCGCTATCTGAGTCTGTTGGCGTGTACGACGCAGCCTATCGTGGCTTGGGCGTTCAAACATGTACAGAAAATCGACAAAGAATCTCCATACGCCTCCGCAGACCTGATCGCTGCGTTGATTCCTGTCCTGCAATCGCGACAAAAAGGAATTGTCAAAAACGCATTAAAACTTGTTTCTTCGGTTATCACTCGCGATCCGGAACACACGACGGCAGCAAGTCTGGCGGCGGCTGAGGCGTTGGCACACGAGGCTGCGGATGTGCAAGATGCGGCATGGCAATGGATCCAATCCAACGTCAACGATCCCCATCCGGAACTGCGAACTAAGGTGAGAGAGTATGTCGATTTACTGGCATCTTCGGTCCAACCAAGCGTGCAGCAGTGGTTGGCGGGCGAGGAAGCTGACACCGCATCCACCCCCCTCACTAATCCCGCGGCAGAGAATTCGACGTTGGCAGCGGGCATCGATTCGTCCGCGAGCGAAGTTCGACAACAGTACGATCCGCAGTGGTTACAGCTGTACTCAGTCGGTACCTTGATTGAAAACATCGCGTCGGGCAATCCGAACATTCCTGCAACACGATTCGATGGCACCGAGATCGCTCGACTGCGACCCGAGGACCAGCTTGAACCGGTAACTGATCTCGACGAATTGATCGACCTCTGTTCAAGCGTCTTGGAAGATCGCGGTCAGGTGGATGAAGCCGAATTGGCAATCGATGGGATCGCCCGACTCTGTGATCAACGCCCCGCCGATTTTGCACAGCGTGTCGCACCACTCGCAAAACGGACCGTTCAACTGATCAAACGAGATCTGTTTCCCTTCTGGGGACGTGGCACAGTGTCGGATTTGGCCGGCTGCATCTATGCCTGGGTCGAGGGTGAGGTACTCGGTCCGCAAGGTGAATATGAGATCCGCGACGGACAACCCTACTGCCACGTGGTCAAAGTCGACGGTCTACAGGGGCCGTTTCGCTACTGTAACCGCAACAAACCGCTTGCGGTATTGTCTGAACGCTGTCAACAACTTGCTAGGAAGATGGCGACCGGCACAGCCTCGACGCCGCTGAGCACTCCGACGCATCGAGGCGGCTGGATTGATCCACTCGTCTTGGTCGATCGAGTCCATACTTTGGCGGACGACTCACCCGCCGAAACCGACGTGGTCCTGGCGATCTTACGATTGGCACCCGATCGTCGAGCGGAAGCGCTCACAAAGCTGAAGCCGAGCAAGCAGAATTGGCGTCAAGCGATTCGATACGCCCTCGGCGCCCAAGGCATTACGATTGAAACCAACGAGCGTCTGTGGGTTGCTGCGGCCCGGGCACGATCACCGTGGAAATCGGATCCCGCGGTATCAGACGTCTTTCCCGAGCAAGGTCCGGATGCCGCCACGGCCGCCACCTATCGCTGGGCGCATCAGGCCAATAAATACCGAACATGGTTGTCCGTGGCGAGCGAGCCTGCTTGCCCCGAATCGCACTCGAGTTCGCTGCCAAACGTTTCCGAACACCCCGCCGTCAGCTTCCACTTGCCGCATATCATCGCTTGGGAGGTAGGGCATTTTGCGGGCAACACGACTGATTCCGTCCGTGCCACCGCATCGTTATGGCCGATTGCTCGCGAGTCATATTTCGCTCGCGCTGCGGAGGCGTTCGCGGATAATCTCGATTGGCACGAAGCACGCTGGTACAACAGCCACTTATTGGAACCCATGTTGGATCCTGGGACGCCGCTTTTTGAGATGGCGACGCTTTGTTTGACCCTTGCATTGGCGGCCAAGGAACCCGGCGAGCAGCGTTTGGCAATCGATGTCGCAACGGTCGCAATTGAGGACGGACGTTTGGGAACCGACAATTTGGGGACAGCCATGCGTGCATTGTTACCAGGTGGGATGATCAAGGCGGCCCGCTGGGCGAAATCGCTCGCCGACGTCGCGTCCGTGTCGGATCTGCATGCATTGGTCGTGCAAACCACACTACAAATGTGTCTGCAGGGTGATCCGACGAACTACCCACGTGACTTCGCCAAATTGCTTTCACTACTCAGACAGTTGACGCTCCAGCTAGAGACCGCCGTTGGTGACGTCGACTGCCGCACGACACTCAGTGCGATCCGCGGAACAGGACAAGCCAGCAAGTTAGCCAAGCAGTTGCTGGCGATTGAATCCGCCGTGGCAAGCGACAAAGTGGTCGCTGCGCAGCACCAAGCAATCAACTGCCGCGTGAAACACCGAGGACGTTAA
- a CDS encoding 3-deoxy-7-phosphoheptulonate synthase, translating into MTEKTQTPATDDLRINEIKQLMPPKELMAEIPVEADVAETVSSARAGIQRVLREEDDRLVVVVGPCSIHDPEAAIEYAQNLAVEQQKHQDNLLIVMRVYFEKPRTTVGWKGLINDPGLDDSFEINRGLRTARGLLRDINAMGLPTGTEFLDLISPQYIADLVGWGAIGARTTESQGHRELASGLSCPVGFKNGTSGNVQIAVDAICSASRPHHFLSVTKEGTSAIFATSGNSDCHVIMRGGIHTNYDAASIDAASDLLKKANLTPRIMIDTSHANSRKKYTRQRYVCRDICSQVGDGDHRIMGVMIESNLVEGNQSLSDGNLVRGKSITDACIGWDETVAILQDLSDAVESRRGK; encoded by the coding sequence ATGACCGAGAAAACCCAAACGCCTGCCACCGACGATCTCCGCATCAACGAGATCAAGCAGTTGATGCCGCCCAAAGAGTTGATGGCAGAGATCCCGGTCGAAGCCGATGTGGCTGAAACCGTTTCCAGCGCTCGGGCGGGGATCCAGCGAGTGCTTCGCGAAGAAGATGACCGGTTGGTCGTCGTCGTTGGCCCCTGTTCGATCCACGATCCGGAGGCCGCGATCGAGTACGCCCAAAATCTGGCGGTCGAACAACAAAAGCATCAAGACAACCTGTTGATCGTGATGCGAGTCTATTTTGAGAAACCGCGTACCACTGTGGGCTGGAAAGGGTTGATCAATGACCCCGGTTTGGATGATAGCTTCGAGATCAACCGTGGACTGCGAACCGCTCGTGGTTTGCTGCGTGACATCAACGCGATGGGGCTGCCGACCGGTACCGAATTTTTGGACCTGATCAGTCCCCAATACATCGCGGACCTCGTCGGTTGGGGAGCCATTGGGGCTCGCACGACCGAGAGCCAGGGGCATCGTGAACTCGCATCCGGGTTGTCGTGCCCAGTCGGCTTTAAAAATGGAACCAGCGGCAACGTGCAAATTGCCGTCGATGCAATCTGCTCGGCGTCGCGTCCGCACCATTTCTTGTCCGTCACCAAAGAAGGCACGTCGGCGATCTTCGCCACGTCCGGCAACAGCGATTGTCACGTCATCATGCGAGGCGGGATTCACACTAACTATGACGCCGCCAGCATCGATGCCGCGTCGGATTTGTTGAAAAAAGCAAATTTGACGCCACGGATCATGATCGATACCAGCCACGCAAACAGTCGCAAAAAATACACACGTCAACGCTACGTGTGCCGAGACATCTGCAGCCAAGTGGGCGATGGTGACCACCGCATCATGGGCGTGATGATCGAGAGCAATTTGGTCGAAGGCAACCAGAGCCTCAGCGATGGGAACCTGGTCCGAGGCAAGAGCATCACCGACGCCTGTATCGGTTGGGACGAAACCGTGGCCATCCTGCAAGACCTCAGTGATGCGGTCGAGTCACGCCGCGGCAAGTAA
- a CDS encoding rhomboid family intramembrane serine protease: MAAGFAAEAVSRDGAWLLVVAPQNRDAAIAELEAYRAENNDRTARVTTSDPVYEGATVAVFVYSCVLMLVAVLAAKSTFGLEWFQAGRMHAGSVVGGQWWRMLTALTLHLDAAHLMGNLLFGTVFGLLAGRSLGGGVAWLGIVIAGGMGNGMNAWAQPAAHTSIGASTAVFAALGMIVSHGLRRWAASQEKPFKRWSPLIGGILLFAFTGVGGERTDVLAHVTGFFAGMLIGWIGSRVPNRWLANRFVQYSAGVIAIALLVVAWATGLTVAM; the protein is encoded by the coding sequence ATGGCTGCTGGGTTCGCTGCCGAGGCCGTTTCTCGCGATGGCGCATGGCTTCTGGTCGTTGCCCCGCAAAATCGGGACGCCGCGATCGCCGAATTGGAAGCCTATCGCGCCGAAAACAACGATCGAACCGCTCGCGTGACCACGTCCGATCCGGTTTACGAAGGGGCCACGGTGGCGGTTTTCGTTTATTCCTGCGTCCTGATGCTGGTGGCCGTTTTAGCAGCCAAATCGACATTCGGACTGGAATGGTTCCAAGCGGGACGAATGCACGCGGGCAGCGTCGTTGGCGGCCAGTGGTGGCGGATGCTCACGGCCCTGACCCTGCATCTGGACGCTGCCCACCTGATGGGCAATCTGTTGTTTGGAACTGTCTTTGGTTTGCTGGCCGGCCGATCATTGGGGGGCGGGGTGGCCTGGTTGGGAATCGTGATCGCTGGCGGCATGGGCAATGGCATGAACGCCTGGGCCCAGCCCGCAGCGCATACTTCGATCGGGGCCTCGACGGCCGTGTTCGCCGCACTTGGCATGATCGTTTCTCACGGGCTTCGCCGCTGGGCCGCGTCGCAAGAAAAACCATTCAAACGATGGAGTCCGCTGATCGGCGGAATTCTGTTGTTCGCGTTCACCGGCGTTGGTGGCGAACGGACCGATGTGCTTGCCCATGTCACCGGTTTCTTTGCCGGAATGTTGATCGGTTGGATCGGTAGCCGAGTCCCCAATCGATGGTTGGCCAATCGGTTCGTGCAATACTCGGCTGGCGTCATCGCCATCGCATTGCTCGTGGTGGCCTGGGCCACCGGGCTGACCGTGGCGATGTAG
- a CDS encoding arylsulfatase produces the protein MHTFTFLRRFRAYDLRVPAILLLFGIAISADVNAANRPNIVLMVADDMGYSDPGCFGGEIATPNIDQLAHEGVRLTHFYNGGMCVVSRAMMFSGQWWPAALPAFNELDLLPEQLHDSGYRSALIGKWHLDGHPMDHGFDHFFGFLTGFADHFAGAPSYRIDRKPFRDFGDDFYSSDALSDRAIKFIHDAAKQQPAAPFFLCLSYQSPHNPLQAPREDIMKYRGRYAAGWQAVREARFERQKELGLIADDAVLPAYPQNLPDWNSLSEEQRDLEDLRMSVFAAMVERMDHGIGRVMDAVRSSGFGENTLVLFLSDNGSDSFSVLDDAMLQSDRLPGDRGSNWQLGTGWAYASVTPWRMYKIGQHAGGVTTGAVAWWPGHTGTAGRIDSRPVHVVDVLPTLLDLIGNDAPSAAGESFLPLLQDRAWQREQPLYFQYMDNRAIRTDRWTLAEVDGAGWQLLDNQTDPLETTDLAVEKPELVGELNAKWLAWWQEQSGSPNYQPQSTKHSPHYHPQGDRGTGVRYVPSAMPKRLSARYATP, from the coding sequence ATGCATACATTTACTTTCCTGCGACGCTTCCGCGCATATGACCTCCGAGTACCGGCGATCTTACTTCTCTTTGGCATTGCCATATCCGCCGACGTCAACGCAGCAAACCGTCCTAACATCGTGTTGATGGTTGCCGATGACATGGGGTACTCGGATCCCGGGTGTTTCGGAGGTGAAATTGCAACTCCTAACATTGATCAACTTGCCCACGAAGGCGTTCGCCTCACTCATTTCTACAACGGTGGCATGTGCGTGGTGTCGCGAGCGATGATGTTTAGTGGCCAGTGGTGGCCGGCGGCGTTGCCGGCCTTCAACGAATTGGATCTCTTGCCCGAACAACTCCATGACTCGGGGTATCGATCGGCGCTGATCGGAAAATGGCATCTTGATGGTCATCCGATGGATCATGGTTTTGATCACTTTTTTGGTTTCTTGACCGGGTTTGCCGACCATTTCGCGGGAGCCCCCAGTTATCGGATCGATCGCAAACCGTTTCGCGATTTTGGCGATGACTTTTACAGCAGCGATGCACTGAGCGACCGGGCAATCAAATTCATCCATGACGCAGCCAAACAACAACCTGCCGCTCCCTTCTTTTTGTGTTTGAGTTACCAATCGCCACACAACCCGCTGCAAGCACCACGTGAAGACATCATGAAGTACCGAGGCAGGTATGCCGCCGGTTGGCAGGCCGTGCGGGAAGCACGGTTCGAACGACAAAAGGAACTTGGACTGATCGCGGACGACGCCGTCCTGCCAGCGTACCCGCAGAATCTGCCGGACTGGAATTCGCTGAGCGAAGAACAACGTGACCTGGAAGACCTGCGAATGTCGGTGTTTGCTGCCATGGTCGAGCGAATGGATCACGGAATCGGTCGGGTCATGGATGCGGTTCGATCCAGCGGTTTCGGGGAGAACACGTTGGTGCTGTTCCTTAGCGATAATGGCAGCGATTCGTTTTCGGTCTTGGATGATGCGATGTTACAAAGCGATCGTTTGCCAGGAGACCGCGGATCCAATTGGCAACTCGGCACCGGTTGGGCTTACGCCAGCGTCACACCGTGGCGGATGTACAAGATTGGCCAGCACGCTGGAGGAGTAACAACCGGTGCAGTCGCTTGGTGGCCAGGACACACGGGGACGGCGGGTCGCATCGATTCACGCCCCGTGCATGTGGTCGATGTGTTGCCAACGCTGCTCGATTTGATTGGCAACGATGCGCCGAGCGCTGCCGGCGAATCGTTTCTGCCGCTGCTGCAGGACCGTGCCTGGCAGCGAGAACAACCGCTTTATTTCCAGTACATGGACAACCGTGCGATTCGCACCGACCGATGGACGTTGGCCGAAGTTGATGGTGCCGGTTGGCAATTACTGGACAATCAAACCGATCCGCTGGAAACAACCGATTTGGCCGTAGAAAAACCAGAACTGGTCGGCGAACTGAACGCAAAATGGTTGGCATGGTGGCAAGAACAAAGCGGCAGCCCCAATTATCAACCACAATCGACCAAACACAGCCCGCACTACCATCCCCAAGGTGATCGCGGAACCGGAGTGCGTTACGTTCCAAGTGCGATGCCGAAGCGATTGTCCGCTCGTTACGCAACCCCTTAG